The proteins below are encoded in one region of Mangifera indica cultivar Alphonso chromosome 7, CATAS_Mindica_2.1, whole genome shotgun sequence:
- the LOC123220724 gene encoding uncharacterized protein LOC123220724 isoform X1 — MGTGEPHWQTNSSFSPPPFRIWDCRLQSDGLQRGSHGAPLHGSSLSSTSRGSRSRVSSERFTTNHHHSISDGVLSYSGSPPDNIQAPCWMSPSKKIDLGELAASTVGGSRSQSSWFPHSMERRYAVRATAASPSFGSPSSLSESSQFESTGKRSFSFPNRNFPSRRSYMSKAVYPLVFHNPVSDCENFGDADTSSVGRLTPVDDNISPSHWLENSSSIVQKFHKTLTELRRWEASPDPGASSRREGIRWSNASSYDFGFDGERLDISEHIEGENLRSPIGHVVNQKCGVCGKLLCQKSPWSSHRIMRDGDMPTAGVLPCCHVFHAECLEQLTPKTQIHEPPCPLCLKTIGPVEDSSSVSEPLHMALRSVQRSRGIVISEDLQDHRNTESLDHINNRLRVPHRNDTGSSFKNRLKRHLTFKGKASRDIFSTKVFHKF, encoded by the exons ATGGGTACTGGTGAACCACATTGGCAGACAAACTCTAGCTTTTCACCCCCACCATTTAGGATATGGGACTGCAGATTGCAATCAGATGGCTTACAACGTGGGTCTCATGGAGCTCCTTTACATGGTTCATCATTATCCTCCACTAGTAGAGGAAGCAGAAGCAGGGTGAGCAGTGAACGGTTCACCACCAATCACCATCATTCTATATCCGATGGAGTATTGTCTTATTCAGGTAGTCCACCTGATAATATCCAGGCACCTTGTTGGATGTCACCatcaaaaaaaattgatttgggGGAGCTGGCTGCATCTACTGTGGGAG GATCAAGGTCCCAGTCTTCTTGGTTTCCTCACTCAATGGAG AGGCGATATGCTGTTAGAGCAACTGCAGCATCTCCCAGTTTTGGGTCCCCATCTTCACTTTCTGAGTCCAGCCAGTTTGAATCAACTGGCAAGCGGTCCTTTTCTTTCCCTAATCGCAACTTTCCAAGTCGACGGTCTTACATGTCTAAAGCAGTTTATCCACTAGTTTTTCACAATCCTGTGTCAGACTGTGAAAACTTTGGTGATGCTGACACCAGTAGTGTTGGCAGGTTGACACCGGTTGATGATAATATCTCACCTTCTCACTGGCTTGAGAACAGTTCAAGTATTGTACAGAAGTTCCACAAAACACTAACTGAACTCCGAAGATGGGAGGCATCACCAGACCCAGGTGCTAGCTCTAGAAGGGAGGGCATTAGGTGGAGCAATGCCAGCAGTTATGATTTTGGGTTTGATGGAGAAAGGCTTGACATATCAGAGCACATTGAGGGAGAAAATTTGAGGTCACCTATAGGCCATGTTGTTAATCAAAAGTGTGGAGTTTGTGGAAAACTGTTGTGCCAGAAGTCTCCTTGGAGTTCACATCGAATCATGAGAGATGGCGATATGCCTACTGCTGGGGTACTACCTTGCTGCCACGTCTTCCATGCTGAATGCTTGGAGCAACTGACCCCGAAGACCCAGATTCATGAGCCTCCTTGCCCCTTGTGCCTGAAGACCATTGGGCCAGTGGAAGACTCCTCATCAGTTTCTGAACCGTTGCACATGGCTCTAAGATCTGTGCAGCGAAGCAGAGGGATTGTAATATCCGAGGATCTGCAGGATCATAGAAACACTGAAAGCTTGGATCATATCAACAACAGATTGAGAGTGCCACATCGGAACGACACTGGTTCTTCCTTTAAGAATCGTCTAAAAAGGCATTTGACATTCAAGGGGAAAGCAAGCAGAGATATATTCAGTACCAAGGTGTTCCACAAGTTTTGA
- the LOC123220724 gene encoding uncharacterized protein LOC123220724 isoform X2 yields MGRSCSDLLSEISVIVELLTGFFITYLGSRSQSSWFPHSMERRYAVRATAASPSFGSPSSLSESSQFESTGKRSFSFPNRNFPSRRSYMSKAVYPLVFHNPVSDCENFGDADTSSVGRLTPVDDNISPSHWLENSSSIVQKFHKTLTELRRWEASPDPGASSRREGIRWSNASSYDFGFDGERLDISEHIEGENLRSPIGHVVNQKCGVCGKLLCQKSPWSSHRIMRDGDMPTAGVLPCCHVFHAECLEQLTPKTQIHEPPCPLCLKTIGPVEDSSSVSEPLHMALRSVQRSRGIVISEDLQDHRNTESLDHINNRLRVPHRNDTGSSFKNRLKRHLTFKGKASRDIFSTKVFHKF; encoded by the exons ATGGGTAGAAGCTGTTCAGATTTGCTTTCCGAGATCTCTGTAATTGTGGAGCTTTTGACGggattttttattacttatttgg GATCAAGGTCCCAGTCTTCTTGGTTTCCTCACTCAATGGAG AGGCGATATGCTGTTAGAGCAACTGCAGCATCTCCCAGTTTTGGGTCCCCATCTTCACTTTCTGAGTCCAGCCAGTTTGAATCAACTGGCAAGCGGTCCTTTTCTTTCCCTAATCGCAACTTTCCAAGTCGACGGTCTTACATGTCTAAAGCAGTTTATCCACTAGTTTTTCACAATCCTGTGTCAGACTGTGAAAACTTTGGTGATGCTGACACCAGTAGTGTTGGCAGGTTGACACCGGTTGATGATAATATCTCACCTTCTCACTGGCTTGAGAACAGTTCAAGTATTGTACAGAAGTTCCACAAAACACTAACTGAACTCCGAAGATGGGAGGCATCACCAGACCCAGGTGCTAGCTCTAGAAGGGAGGGCATTAGGTGGAGCAATGCCAGCAGTTATGATTTTGGGTTTGATGGAGAAAGGCTTGACATATCAGAGCACATTGAGGGAGAAAATTTGAGGTCACCTATAGGCCATGTTGTTAATCAAAAGTGTGGAGTTTGTGGAAAACTGTTGTGCCAGAAGTCTCCTTGGAGTTCACATCGAATCATGAGAGATGGCGATATGCCTACTGCTGGGGTACTACCTTGCTGCCACGTCTTCCATGCTGAATGCTTGGAGCAACTGACCCCGAAGACCCAGATTCATGAGCCTCCTTGCCCCTTGTGCCTGAAGACCATTGGGCCAGTGGAAGACTCCTCATCAGTTTCTGAACCGTTGCACATGGCTCTAAGATCTGTGCAGCGAAGCAGAGGGATTGTAATATCCGAGGATCTGCAGGATCATAGAAACACTGAAAGCTTGGATCATATCAACAACAGATTGAGAGTGCCACATCGGAACGACACTGGTTCTTCCTTTAAGAATCGTCTAAAAAGGCATTTGACATTCAAGGGGAAAGCAAGCAGAGATATATTCAGTACCAAGGTGTTCCACAAGTTTTGA
- the LOC123220921 gene encoding thioredoxin-like 1-1, chloroplastic isoform X2 — translation MVDVLAKANLLSYSYPNQHSNGLSLFPKSFTRSCFMRGFSVKSRSQAFRLSSSLSSDFNGKRVVLREYKGLPGRGNSPKGSIKAQIGLIGKSQKWWEKGLQPNMKEVTSAQDLVDSLLNAGDKLVVVDFFSPGCGGCKALHPKICQLAEMHPDVQFLQVNYEEHKSMCYSLNVHVLPFFRFYRGAHGRLCSFSCTNATIKKFKDALAKHATDRCSLEPTKGLEEKELIALAANKDLSFNFTPKPQPTPVPAEEELPVLVTPHTFSDLPLPLPSTNLKSTQDSKEKPLVVSGR, via the exons ATGGTCGATGTGTTGGCCAAAGCAAATCTGCTTTCGTACAGTTATCCAAATCAACACAGTAATGGCCTCTCTTTGTTCCCAAAAAGTTTTACTAGGTCTTGTTTTATGAGGGGGTTTTCGGTGAAATCGAGATCACAAGCTTTTAGACTCTCGTCGTCTTTGAGCAGTGATTTTAATGGAAAGAGAGTTGTTTTGAGAGAATATAAGGGCTTGCCGGGAAGAGGAAATTCACCAAAAGGCTCCATTAAAGCACAG ATCGGCCTTATAGGAAAATCCCAAAAGTGGTGGGAAAAGGGGCTGCAACCAAACATGAAAGAGGTGACCTCTGCACAAGATCTTGTAGACTCCCTTCTGAATGCAGGGGACAAACTTGTTGTTGTTGATTTCTTCTCTCCTGGTTGTGGTGGCTGCAAAGCTCTCCATCCAAAG ATATGTCAATTGGCAGAGATGCATCCAGATGTGCAGTTTCTTCAGGTGAATTATGAGGAGCACAAATCCATGTGTTATAGTCTTAATGTTCATGTGCTTCCATTTTTCCGGTTTTATAGAGGAGCTCACGGTCGACTCTGCAGCTTTAGCTGCACTAATGCCACG ATCAAGAAATTTAAAGATGCCTTGGCCAAGCATGCTACAGATCGTTGCAGCCTTGAACCAACAAAAGGGCTGGAGGAGAAAGAACTCATTGCATTGGCTGCTAATAAAGATCTCTCCTTCAACTTCACACCAAAACCACAACCAACCCCTGTCCCTGCTGAAGAAGAATTACCGGTACTAGTTACACCTCATACATTCTCAGATCTGCCCTTGCCTCTTCCTTCAACAAACTTAAAATCTACTCAAGACAGTAAAGAGAAACCCCTAGTTGTTTCTGGGAGATGA
- the LOC123220921 gene encoding thioredoxin-like 1-1, chloroplastic isoform X1, protein MVDVLAKANLLSYSYPNQHSNGLSLFPKSFTRSCFMRGFSVKSRSQAFRLSSSLSSDFNGKRVVLREYKGLPGRGNSPKGSIKAQQIGLIGKSQKWWEKGLQPNMKEVTSAQDLVDSLLNAGDKLVVVDFFSPGCGGCKALHPKICQLAEMHPDVQFLQVNYEEHKSMCYSLNVHVLPFFRFYRGAHGRLCSFSCTNATIKKFKDALAKHATDRCSLEPTKGLEEKELIALAANKDLSFNFTPKPQPTPVPAEEELPVLVTPHTFSDLPLPLPSTNLKSTQDSKEKPLVVSGR, encoded by the exons ATGGTCGATGTGTTGGCCAAAGCAAATCTGCTTTCGTACAGTTATCCAAATCAACACAGTAATGGCCTCTCTTTGTTCCCAAAAAGTTTTACTAGGTCTTGTTTTATGAGGGGGTTTTCGGTGAAATCGAGATCACAAGCTTTTAGACTCTCGTCGTCTTTGAGCAGTGATTTTAATGGAAAGAGAGTTGTTTTGAGAGAATATAAGGGCTTGCCGGGAAGAGGAAATTCACCAAAAGGCTCCATTAAAGCACAG CAGATCGGCCTTATAGGAAAATCCCAAAAGTGGTGGGAAAAGGGGCTGCAACCAAACATGAAAGAGGTGACCTCTGCACAAGATCTTGTAGACTCCCTTCTGAATGCAGGGGACAAACTTGTTGTTGTTGATTTCTTCTCTCCTGGTTGTGGTGGCTGCAAAGCTCTCCATCCAAAG ATATGTCAATTGGCAGAGATGCATCCAGATGTGCAGTTTCTTCAGGTGAATTATGAGGAGCACAAATCCATGTGTTATAGTCTTAATGTTCATGTGCTTCCATTTTTCCGGTTTTATAGAGGAGCTCACGGTCGACTCTGCAGCTTTAGCTGCACTAATGCCACG ATCAAGAAATTTAAAGATGCCTTGGCCAAGCATGCTACAGATCGTTGCAGCCTTGAACCAACAAAAGGGCTGGAGGAGAAAGAACTCATTGCATTGGCTGCTAATAAAGATCTCTCCTTCAACTTCACACCAAAACCACAACCAACCCCTGTCCCTGCTGAAGAAGAATTACCGGTACTAGTTACACCTCATACATTCTCAGATCTGCCCTTGCCTCTTCCTTCAACAAACTTAAAATCTACTCAAGACAGTAAAGAGAAACCCCTAGTTGTTTCTGGGAGATGA
- the LOC123220923 gene encoding U11/U12 small nuclear ribonucleoprotein 65 kDa protein: MATVPFGFQNAQEMNPGPLGTEESVTLLVKHLPEAITHDTLTRLFSHYDASSVRPCSTGRLRNCAFVDFKSQALASQAHRQLNGLRFLGKVLTVERATKLHEDSKLKDTEAKPRSLMEDSTDHNKGLKSGGLPASELIAPRLGVDYPFPPFLEYAYPPPDGNILTNIVNALIAVPRFYTQVLHLMNKMNIPAPFRMALPTPPLPPSVPAPPAPQPPPPPPVADLSSSESEMESSDEEKCDSLGDVKTAKSGRKRARRESIVGPAIDKEVAHEAVGVKPATLIPKEIPVIKKKNPVLQIKIAPKVIQSQHRDDSITEELEEHIEVDSDNRPFATPEELERGKLPPEELLSLPMFKNYTAGNPASVLYIKNLAKDVVPDDFYFIFGSLFGTIDAAKSGLSVKLMQEGRMRGQAFVTFPSVELAHRALNLVNGYVFKGKPIIIQFGRNPASSKAN; this comes from the exons ATGGCTACTGTTCCTTTTGGGTTTCAAAACGCGCAAGAAATGAATCCGGGACCTTTGGGAACGGAAGAATCAGTGACCCTTTTAGTTAAGCACCTTCCTGAAGCGATTACTCACGACACTCTCACTCGACTCTTCTCTCACTATGATGCTTCCTCTGTTCGACCTTGTTCAACTGGAAG ATTGAGAAACTGTGCATTTGTGGACTTCAAAAGTCAAGCACTGGCTTCTCAAGCCCATCGCCAGTTAAATGG GCTGAGGTTTCTTGGTAAAGTCTTAACAGTTGAAAGAGCTACTAAGCTCCATGAGGATAGTAAGCTCAAAGATACCGAAGCTAAACCCAGATCTTTGATGGAGGATTCTACTGACCATAATAAAGGTCTAAAATCAGGAGGTCTACCTGCTAGTGAACTAATTGCTCCAAGACTTGGCGTAGACTATCCATTTCCTCCTTTCCTTGA ATATGCATATCCTCCCCCAGATGGAAATATCCTGACCAATATTGTAAATGCCCTTATTGCTGTTCCTCGCTTCTATACTCAG GTGTTGCACTTGATGAACAAAATGAACATTCCAGCTCCATTTCGTATGGCTCTGCCCACACCACCTCTTCCGCCTTCAGTACCTGCACCACCAGCACCacaaccaccaccacctcctcctGTAGCAGATCTGTCAAGCAGTGAGTCAGAAATGGAGTCCTCAGATGAG GAAAAATGCGATTCATTGGGGGATGTAAAAACAGCAAAATCTGGAAGAAAACGTGCCAGGCGAGAATCTATTGTTGGCCCTGCCATTGATAAGGAAGTGGCTCATGAGGCTGTTGGAGTGAAACCAGCTACCTTAATCCCAAAAGAGATCCCAGTGATAAAAAAGAAGAACCCTGTATTACAG ATTAAAATTGCCCCCAAAGTAATTCAGAGTCAACATAGAGATGATAGCATTACGGAGGAATTGGAGGAGCACATCGAAGTGGATTCTGACAATAGACCTTTTGCGACCCCAGAAGAGCTGGAGAGGGGGAAGTTGCCTCCAGAGGAACTTTTATCACTTCCAATGTTCAAG AACTACACTGCTGGGAATCCTGCATCTGTGTTATACATAAAGAACTTGGCAAAAGATGTTGTTCCCGATGACTTTTACTTCATATTTG GATCACTATTTGGAACCATTGATGCAGCTAAGTCTGGTCTTAGTGTAAAGCTAATGCAG GAGGGAAGAATGAGGGGCCAAGCCTTTGTGACATTTCCATCAGTTGAACTTGCCCATCGTGCTTTG AATCTAGTGAATGGATATGTTTTCAAAGGCAAACCAATAATCATCCAGTTTGGGCGGAATCCTGCTTCTTCAAAAGCAAATTAA